Within Sander lucioperca isolate FBNREF2018 chromosome 22, SLUC_FBN_1.2, whole genome shotgun sequence, the genomic segment GTTTATCAGCTGTAGACAAGCTGACAAGACCAAGTACCTACACTTGTCCTTAATGCAACACATAGTTAAACTATATAGGTTATCTGGCCGTCTACCTAAGCCATACTTTTAAGTGACACACATTTTACCAACCTCAGCACTCAGTTAAAACCTGAATAGTGTTTTCAGGGTTTGACTGCATGCTCCGatcttttgcatttttttttttaaatcaaagaaaaagacaaatgaaCATGTAAGCTCTTTTACAGGAAATAATGTGCTTCTCATCCTCAAAGTTTTTAAATCtttcctgtttttgtcaaaaaaaaacatactcgTATTGTAAGCGAAGTTCATCGATGTCAGAGTTCAGTCCACTCAGTTGGGAACGATGGGTTTTCTCCAGCTCCTCCTTGTGGGCATTCTTCATCGCTTCAATAGCTACATGTAAGATAGATCACACACATTTAATAACTGTATATCGGCCTTGTATAAAGTATAGCAATTATGGATGGAAATACAGTTGTCTTTACCAGCAATTGTGGCAGCAGTCTCCTCAGCCAAAAGTCTCTCTCGCTCTTCCATAAGTTTAGAAATCTCTCTCTGATGTTGCCTCTGGAGGTCATGTATTAGTTTCTGGTGTGTGTCTTCCATTGCTGCAAAGCCACGTTCACACGTGGCCTAGGGGAAGAAAGGATCAACAATCTGTTATCACGAAATTAATTTTGTGCTTACCACCTATGTTCTAATTAGTGACTATAGATTCAATGCAATATCTATTTGTAGTTCACTAGGCTACATGGTGTGTCATGCAAAATCAGTGATAGAAGACATGCaagcttttttatgattttaagCCCAGCTATGTTAGTAGAGAGCGAGTTAAAGCAGTGAAATTCTATTCTAGCTGAGCTGCATTTTTGTCATCAATAGACTGCACTTCCTTCTATTATTGAATGTGGGAAACGGTACGTCTATTGAAATCCCAATGAAGAAACAACGTTGGTGGATGAACTTAAGTGGTGACAACCTGCAACGGATTGCTTTATTATGTTAAACTACGAGGGATGTCCCAACCTGATCCACAGGATCAGCAATTTTTTCCCCTGTGCATCTGTATTGATTTTATAATTTCTTAACTTTCGATCTTGTGTTTGCTCTGAGTACTCACAGAAGCGTGCAGTTCCAAGTTGCAGCATTTTTGCAGATATTTAGTCATAAAATGAAGTagctaaattaaattaaaaagtttAGATAAAAAGTCACCAACGACACTACAATTCACTCtgtggggaacatgaatgtctatacCAAATGCCACAGAAATACATCCAATAGTGGATAAGACCAGAGGATAATTCTGGGAGGCATGAATCTCTGGGCCAAATTTTGTGCCAATCCATCTAGTAGATGTGGACATATTTCGATAATGATGGAAAATTGAATCGCAATTGGCTGCAAATCGAAAGTTGGGACTTGGGACAGAAGGCAATCAcccagtagttgttgagatatttcagaaCCGAAATGGTGGATCAACCGATTGACCTTGCCATCCCTAGAACTACGCTGCTACAGTAGCAGAGCTCTAGGGATGCAAGCAAACATATGTCATCtatgttgaaagtttcaaaAATTTAGAAATAATCTCAAATCACACCATTTTCCAACTCCAAACCCTCTGTGCATAGTAGTAGACCGATGAACAAAAGCAGCAGGTTATTTAGCTACCTAACTATTTATCTAGTACTCTCACTTATTAAAAAGAATCACTAAGGTAAAATGAAAGAGCAAAAACCTTAAGACTTTCAAAGTCTCTCTGGTATTTCTCTCTCAGGCTGGCCACATCTCCTTCTAGGTGCTTGCTCTCCAGTTCGTCCTTCATGGTGCTCATCTGAGCCTCCAACTCCTGGATGCGGTCCTTCAGGACCACCATGGAGTCCACCTCTGACATGATTTGTGCATCCTCCTCCTTcccctgctcctcctcttccatTGGTGTGGCGACCTCATCACAAGGAGGCGAGTCGGAAACCCCAGGACCTTTTTCATCCTGTTGGTGCTTTTGGATACACTGAATGTTTTCCATAAACTCGGAATGTAACTTTTCAATCTCCTGTTCGTGGATATGCTGGAGCTCACAGATCCGCTGCTCAAACTGCTCCTCCAGTTTCCTCACATGACCCTCGTGGCGCTCCTCCATGGTGTCTATGTCCACCAGCAGAACTTCTAGCTTTCGTTGACTGTCAGCTGTCGTCTCCATGAGGGCCAGATCAGTTGAGACGCGCCCTTTCTCTGCTTGGCTTAGCTCTTGCTTGTGCCTCTGCTTCAGCTCTTCTGTCTCCCTCTGAAAATGCTCCTCCAGGAGAGCCAGTTGCTCCTGCTGCTGGGATAGCTGGTTCACACGCTTACTGATCTCACTCTTCAGTGTATGGTTCTCCTTCTGGAGAGTGGAAACGGTTTGTGTGAAGTTGAGGTGCTCATCCTGTAAGGATGCTTCATATTTCTCTTGGATTGCGCTGACATTGCGGGCGTGCTGCTGGACGAGATCAtccatgttctgacccgtctgtTTACACCAGCCCAAGTCTTGTTCATGCATGGCCCGTAACCTGCATGCCACATAAGCCACTTGAGCCTGAATGAGGGCTTCGCGCATACAGAGAGAGGTACTTGTGAAATGATGTGAAGTTTGGTGACCAAGAAGAGCATGGATCATTTTAGCCAGTCCAGGATGGTTTCCACCACTTTCTATCTCTTGGGCATACTTATGGAGGATTAATGCTTGTCTTTGAAGCTCATTAGCCAGGTTGTCATGTGCATTTTGCAGTGATTCTATAGAGTCAACACCACAAGAGGGCATTTCTCCAGCCAAGTGTCTGTCTACGATTTCCTCGGCCAAGCCTCTAGCCTCTTCCATTTCAATCTGCTCCATGTAGGGAGCAAGTTCAGGGGGGCGAATGTCAGCTAACTTTTGTTTACTAAACCCAAAGTTATTTTTGACttcttttattacatttttcaaatcaGGCCTTTTGGAAGCTTCAATAATTACTTTCAGAGCCATTTCCCTTTGATACAGGTTATCGTGGGCGTCAGTCAACTCCCTTTTCAGTATTTGGAATTTCTCCTCATAGCAAAGTTTAAGGTTTTGAATAGAGTAGGCCAGCTCTGCTTTAATGAAGGTGTTAAAGATAACTGTGGTATCAACATCTACATCAGCTGAAACGCTGCCCTCTTTGGATTTAGCAACATCCATCTCAGCTTTCTCCAATTCTTTCCAGAATGCACTTTCTAACATCAACTTCCTGGTCAAGACATCAGCATAAACTATAGCCAAGCAATCTTTGTCACCCCTTTTAATGTTCTCCATGTCTTCCCATATCTCCGCAAGGGATTGTAGGAGTTCAGACTTTGAAGTCTGTATTAACAAAGCCATCTTGTTCAAAACGATTGCTTCAAACGATAACGTTTTAGCAAAGAGGTGCAGGGCTTCTTTATCTAGAGTCTCTGGGATTTGATTTTGATGGACAACTGGTGATTGTTCTTCCAACGTCTTTTGTCCTTGTCGGATGTACAGTGATGCATTGAACAAATCGTTCTCTATCTCTGACAACGAGTGCAGCTGTGAACCAGTGGTATCATGAGAGCCACTGAGAATAGTTCTGACTTTCTCTCGACTATTTTCCACACACACCAGAGCCTTGGCATAATGCTTATTAGCAGAACTACTCTGTATCCCACTTCCACAACTGAAATCCTTGTTAGCGTTAGGCTTTGTTTCGGTCATCTTTAGATCAATCTTGGACATGTCTTCTGCTTGGATGGATCGTTGCTCTTCTAGATTCTGTGTGAGGTGTCTTAGTTTATCCTCTGTGGCTAGCAGTTTGGTCTCTAGAGAATGTACGATGGAGATAAACTTCTCTGGGTCACTACTATGAGAGAAGGGAATATCAGAGGAGAGGTTTCCTTCACTTAGATGGATGTCTTCATCTACATCCTGGTTCACGGTTTGTCTTGTGTCTGCAAAGGCAGTGCTCACATGGCTAGTGTCCAGGCCCTCTAGATTTATGTATTTTTGGCAATGAATACTGGAAAAACGTATCCTTGGTCTCTTAGCTTGAGACTCCTTATCATCTGGGGAGTTCTCTTTGTTGGATGTATTGTCAAAGGAAAGTAAGAGTTCCGCGTTTGCTGATAAGGAGGCCGATGTTTTAAACCTGGTCTTTTTGCTCTGGTCTGGGATTTGCTGCCTTTCCATGCGTAGGTCAGCATAGCCCAGCTGCAGGGCATTGAGATGCTGCTCTAGCTCCGCTATGCGGTCCTCTGCAACCACAAGCTTAGCTTGCAGATCCTTTTCAGCACTACAGGGCTCAGCCTTATCTAAGATGCTTTGATTCATTTGACAAAGAAGCTCTTCCTTAGCTTGCAACTTTTGTTCGGTTTCCTCCAAGCTGTTGCCAAGTGCAGCCATTTTAACAAGGGCCTCTTTCAAGTCCTCTTCCTTGCGTTCCACCAGCCTCTCATACATCTCCTTAGTCTGCCGgatctcttcctctttctctctaagGAACTGGCTCATTTTCTGAAACTCTTGGGTAGCCCTCTCATACGAGTGCTCCAGGGTGTAGTAATCAGCCTCTTCCGTTTCCAGACGATTGCGGAGCTTATTCACCTCACGGTCTGCTTCTGCAATCTGGTTAAGAAGCTCCTGACAGCGGCAAGTGAGATGGCTTTTCTCTTCTTCTAGCCTACGCACACTCTCCCTTAGTGACTCTACCATGTCGGTCTTCTGGGCCAGCTCCTCTTGCAACTTCAGTATTTCCTCGCTGCATTCCTTTCCTCCAGAGGCCTGCCTCCCTCTTAACAGGGCCTCCACCTGCTGCTTAGCCTCCAGCAGTCGGTTCTCCATCTCTTTCTGTGCAGTTTCAGCCTCAGCTAATCTTCTACACAGATTCTGTCTTTCCCTCTCATGACTCTCTTGCATGCTATACTGCTCCTTCCTCAGGCGCTCCTCTTTCAGTGCCTGACCCTTTTCAGTAGCACTTTGCCGAGCGGTCACCTCTTGCAGCATCTCCTGCAGCCTCTGTATCTCTCTCGTGTGGTCTCGTTGCAGGGCCTGCTGGCGCTCCAGGTGCCTAAGGGCCTGGCTTCTCTCCAAGAGGCTGGCTTCTACTTCACGGAGTCTTTCTTCACTGTCCTTAAGCTGGGCCCGTAGGGTGGCCTCACCACGGCCATATTCCTCTTCTTGTTCCTTTGAACGCTCCTGCTCAAGCTTGAGCTCATTGCGCATTCTGGCCACAGCCTGTTCACTGGCCAAGATTTCAGCCATTGCAGATGCTAGTTTAGCCTGCAGAGCCTGAATACCAGACTCATGGTGGTCTACAGCATGCTGGGCTTCTGTGTAGCTTCTCTTTAGTGTCCGAATCTGCTGCTGAGCAAGGTCCTGCTTGCGCTTTTGGGTCTCCAACTCGCCTTGCAAATCTTCATTAAGCTTGTGCAGGCGTTGCCATGGTACCATGGAGGAAGAGGGTGTTGCACTCTTGAAAAAGATTGATGAGACAGTTTAATTAATGACATCACCTTACTTCCTCTTCCATAAACGGAGTACCACATCTCAGGGGTAATTAGGAAAATAAGTTTTTTCCTTTCTTGATATCAATCTCTCTTTTGATAAGTTTTTTTCCCCAAGCTTCCACTGTGCTTTTTCAGAGGTGACTTGGAAATTGAAAAGTAGGGTGGGTCattagtgattaaaaaaaatctaaacagaCCAACTAATTCACTTTTGCAAAGTAAATATGatgcaatacaaaaaaaaaaaaaaaacattctggttGTGAAAACGgcacaatttaaaaaagcaaattaGTTAAAGTAAGCAATTCTGAAACACCGAAAAGCATGCAGAAATCAAGCTTGAAAAGGGCACACAGACAAAGCACAGATgagcagagagaaaaagcaCAGTGCAAGGCTTCATGATCAAGTTTCTTACCTTGGGCATATCAGATCAAATCAACTATTTTCCCAGGAGATGTGCAACTCCGCAAAAACAGTTAGTGAAAACTCATGCTAAGAACACCACAACCATGCATATCAGTTTCAGAGAATAAACACCCACACCTGTTAGTAGAATTTTATAAGTTACAGTAGACACACATAAATGGGATCTATCATGAGCAAGTAGACTGTATAACAGCAATGCAATCTACACAATAAGAGTTGATAACATTTACTGCACCACGTTTGACCAATACATTTATACTATCTTGCAAACCTTAAAACCATTATAAACATTTTAATGCTTAAGATTTCTTCATCAAAATTCATGTTGGAATTCGATTCGTACATGTTGTCCATTTTAAAATGCATACAAATCCTGCACGATGGTGAGTGTAGTACCTGTAGCACATAGCCCGCTCTGGCACTTTGTTCTCTCCCTAGAGCATCTTCCAACTGCTCTTTTAAAACGTTGTTTTGCTTCTGTAGTCGGTCCAGCTCCTGCTGCTTCTGTCCCAactgaacaaaaaaagaaagcgaAGAAATAATGAATGGCACAAGATGCTCCCATACGAtgattatgtatgtatatgaacGCACTGAGGAAACGCACCTCTTTGTCTAGCAGCGCAGCAAGCTCATGTGCAGGCAATCTGTCAGAGTTACCAGAGTTTCCTGAAGCTGTGTTGATGGGCACTTGCTTCTCTTCTCTTAACGGTGTTGTCTCCACCTGATGCCATCGTTGCTCAATCTCTTCTCGGACACCTGAAGTTCTGCTGTCCTTCTCTTCACTGGCAGGACACATGGCCGTAGGGTGGTCTACTTCCATCTTTCCTTGCTCTTGGCAATCAGGTATCGACGGCTGTACCGGTGATGTAGTGTTTAGCGTGGAGATCATGGTAACAGTGACAGTATTTGGCATGTGGGTTGCACTGGTTGTGCTATGTAGAGGAACACCCTCACCCCTCATAACATTCTCCTTTTCTGCTTCTACAGTCATAGAAGGTGGCCGAGCACCTGACACAGACGAGGTTTGGATGGAGGAGGTAGAAACAGGAGAGGACGCTATAGAGGAaggggaagaggagggagagcaaTATGAGGATGTTGTGGAGAATGATGAGCTGAGGTCGACTGTGTCTGCTCGTTCCTTCGCAGGCTTTTCGGTCTGTTCCATTTTGAACTCAGACCAGTCAAAAGTCTTAGAGCGGCCCTCTCGTCTGCGCTCACGAACTTGGCTTTTAAGGGGCTCAGAGGGAGGGGCAGAGGCATTGTTGCAAGCTAGCTGTCTGTGGACATCAGACTTGGGAGTCACAGGACTGGGGCTTGGCTCAGGGGTGGCCTGTGGACACGTCTCCAACATCACGTGGGCCTTTGTCTTCTCCTCAGGGAAGGATCTGAATggacaacacaaaaaaagaaatgtaagatGGCTTTAACAGAACATGATCAATCTTTTTATATCAGCTCGAGCTACAATACTATTACATGAAGCTTTGCTGGACAAACAACAATGCATTTGTGGCAGTGCAGCATCATTTAATTGTGCATTAAAAGCATGATAATCAGTGAAATGCTTCAAAGTGAAAGCATCAACATAAAAATGCTTATAGGGCACACTGCATTAAGCTAAAAGCAGCTTTGGTGTTAACAGTCATAATCTGAGGTAAGCCTGATGGCAGACGCCTGCCTTTAGCTGCTATTTGTATACAGTAGTAGCTTAAggtgaaaaatgtgtttgattGGCACTCATGGTGTTGAGGggcaaagcatttaaaaaaaaaagaagtgtccTGACAGAATAATCTATTTTAACCACGTTGTGTGTGGAGGTTTCAGCATGTATGAGTAAGGGGAAAATGAGAAGGCACAGAGCTCAAGAATGAGAAAGAGGTGTCTGTGAGGCGTCTTTGCAGAAATACCAAAAATATCACACAGTCTCCCCTTGAAGAGAGCTGCCTCAGAGACCCACTGGCAGAGTTTAAAGTTTCAGTTTTCAGTAAATGCCGGTCAGAGCGTGTATACAGCATCACGTGGCAATACTcagcttttaaaaacacaaaaaaaggttAGGTACCTTCAAAAACCCTCAGGTGAACTGTGGTTTTGGAACAAAAAATAGAACTTCATATGCCAGCTCTTCTCATTCACTCAAGGCTTTTTCCGTCTGTGCTACAGTTGTGATTTTGTTATTGTTCTGTGATCATTTCCAAAAGTTACAGAGTTACCCATTCAAATCACTCTCTGCTGTTGATCAACAGGAGGTTGAGTAGGTTATTCTAGTAGGTTGATGTGATTGCAGCGTGTGTCTCTATAGTGGCACAACTGACAGGGAGACATTACTCAACAATCACATGACATAGGGTGGGACGACAAACACGCTGGTGCTGACATTGCTGAGCAATTACATCACTGTTTcgaggagagagaagatattCAACACACAAGCACTCCAACCTGGGCTTCAGAACGGATAGTTTCAGAGTGATGTTTTTCCTGGAAGCAGGTTGACAATACCGGttgagggaggaagagaaagaaggaaagagggtgaggaagagagagggattcaaataaaacaaatgagaaAGCAGCGGTTGTATCTGCCAGTGGTTGAAGTGTTAATCCTCTTTGGGTTTTACCGGGTGACATCGGGGGCAATAGTTGGTCGCACATTCTTCATAATGGCCTGAATCCAGTTGCGACGGATTCCAGAGGTCATGGCTGACAGGGTGCACACTCCCTCTTTACACTGAAAACAGAAAGgcatttcatttaaatgacTGACAGGGATGCGACAACATGGATTAAAATACCTTTTTGACactgaaaaaacaaaagcacGTTTTTGTACAAGTCTAAAATAGAATTAAGACAGGCAGCAGTTGAATTAGACAACGCAAGCCCTTTCCTGTTTCAGAGGACAGACTCATTTGTTGCTCTTCTTTCACTGACTGTAACCACAGGTGGTGGGTAGACAACTTATATTTACGGCTTAAGATTTCCCTCAGTAACTTCtttaaaataattgtatttgtaAAATTAGCTTTAATGCAGAATATTTGTTAACATTttgagtgaaaaatgaaaaacttCTACTTAAGTTACAATCTACATTCTCTCCATAGTCAGGTAGCTGCACATCACTCAGAACACAGTTTTAATCAGCAGCAGactaaacagttaaaaaaactgaaatgagGAAAACATCTCCTTCGCTCTACTCTGTTAAACTTCACTGAGCTCATGTtttgaaagcttttttttccGGCTATCACTACACCATCTAGACTACAAGTAACCGAGaatgtttctgttttatgtGCAATAGAATCTACAAACCTTTCTGCTAGGGGTGATTTGCTAGATTTTGTCCTCTATGATTGCTGCTCCCGTTTTGCCACAACATAATAGCAAAATGCAAAGTTTTATAGTCCAAGAGAGGCAACCATTTTCATAAACCTCATctaaaactatttatttaatgtGGAAAACAatgtgttgctgttgttgcccTGAGTGCGCTGGACCCTTCAGGGCGGTTGCTTTGTCACAAATTTAGGAAGCTTGAGTGCAGTTCAGAATGGATGTGAAACCGCTACTGCCCTATTTCATCAGACAATATATTTGAATCATTTATGTGCGGTTTTGGGATTCTTTACAAATACCATTTAATGTTGATAGTCTCTAGCTTTACAAATGAGTTGAGGCAGATGCAACAATTTTACATATACAATTACACAACATTACATGTAGTTGCCATCTGTCTTCCTAATGCCCTAGACTGCCAAAGATTGGCAAGAAAACTGTTCTAGCAttaaaaatattcctttaaacaTCCTACACTCAACGGCcttagctttactttgtgtgcAATACATTTAACGTAAACCTTTTTTACAGGGACCTCTCGTGGAATGTAAGTGATACAAGAACACACAAGTGGACACAGTTATTTATTAAAGCTTCTGAGGACACAGTAATGTGGTTTAATTAACCAGGTACTTTATTCCACTGCTTTAACTGCAACGGCAGAACAGCAGCCCCTCCAAGTGCAGCCATGGAGCAGAGGGAGTAGACATAAATACTGGAGTTATTCATTTCTCGACACCAAACCCATGTTCTCAGCCAAAGAGACAACGATCCCCTCTAATTCTCTATTTCTGACTTCCACCAGAGAAAATAGCTAGGGGAAGTTGCATCAagcaaatgtaaacaaaagcaACCGTTCTCCTCATGTAGGATTATTATGGCAAATTTAAACCCCATACTGTATGTAGCAGGAACAAAACCTACACTGGCATCAAATGGATAACGATTGAACTGCATTGCAACTACATGCGTCCGGTAAGTATTTTGCCAGCAACACATGCTAAAAATGTTTAATGGCCAAAGGATTATATGACGAAACTATTCTGTCATGGTGTTCACAGCAGCATCCATAGAACTGCAGAACTATTATGCAATTATAGGTCAGAGTTAAATTACTGTAAACATAATTGTTTTTGAAAGGGGAGTGGTGAGTAAATGTGGACAAGGACGGGGCTTTTGAATGCAAGAGGTTAGATAAACATATTGTGCAGGATGAGGGGCACAAGGGTTCAGAGAGACAAGCAGGGCTGACGACGGCTGCAGCAGATTTAGACCACTATGATGTCAGCCTCTCACAGAGAGATGACAAGTCAAGTGACATCCATCATGACGGACAAAGAATCGTTTCAGAAAGACAAAACCTGATACCTAAAGCTGCATCACATGGCTGGATATAGACTGGCAGGAGACAGCAGAGCTCAAGTGTGTAGACAATGAGTTACATCTTTACTCGTGATTAATGACGCAAGACAAATCGATGACATGAAGAATCCCCACTCACCAGGATTTGGAAGCCATAATTCCTCTGGACCGGGAACTCTTTGACATCATAACATGCGGAGAGGTCAATCTCCCCATCCAGTTCTGAAGCCTaaggaaaaaaagttttaaacaaaaacccaaaacagaacaaacaacaacaaaaggtcCTAGGTAATTCCCTATTCATTCTAAATAACTGTCAAAACCACAGTCTCTTGAAGATAATTTTACCTCCTCGGCTATTGAGTCCTTGTAGTACCTCAAACTCTGATCTGTCAGGACAAACCAGTGTTTCTTCCACTAAGGGATAAAAGAAACCATTAATTGTTTCACTGATCCTCTATGGgtataatatgattttttttcagtagATGAGATGTCATTTAATCCCATTAATGAAAGAAAATTACCATTCCGTCTTCGTACAGCTTTGTCATCCATCCTTTTTTGAAGTTCAGCAGATCCGGCTGCAATTAAAACAGATAGAGTGATGTGATATTACATGATGCAACTAGATGAactcataataaaaaaaaataaaaaagacagctACCACTTAGAAGGGACTTTTGATtaaacatcaacaaaaaaaaagagggcGAAAACAAATAAAATTTAACATTTTGTGCCAATTTGTCACTATATTGGAAGTCGTCACTAAGTGAGCATTCATCACTGAGTAATCAGAATATATAGTTGACATCTCCCTAAACACTACTGcatatgtatatgtacacatTACATTAGGTCACTACCTCAGCTCAAGAAGTATGAGTGCAGTTACGTAGCTTCAGCTAAAGAGATTGAGACTGGCGGGAGCTGGACTTTCCCTGTGAAACACAAACTGCTGCACATTGAAACCAAGCTCAAGTCTGTTTATAGACTTTAAAGTAAAGCATTCGTCCAAAACCTGGCCTCAACAATACCTTGTTTTTGTTGAGCTTCATCAGGTGTGGTGTCACCGCCTGGCAGAGAGTCATTCTGATGCCTAACTGCCTTCACTTCAAATGTTGACAATctgcttctgtctgtctgtcccaggGACATAGACACGACTGCATCTGTGCTGGCTATTTATAATCATCAGTAGCGGTGGCATCAGtggtgtgtacgtgtgtgtgtgtgtgcacgcgtgtgtgtgtgtgtgtgtgtgtgtgtgagagtgggcGGGGGTTCTGGCAGCTGCATCTCAGCCGGAGAGACCAACCACACACTGACTGGATCACCCCTGCTGAACAGACCTCAGATCAGTAGCAGTCAGTTTGGTAGGAGTCAGACGTCAGAAAGATACCAGTGCAACCTTAAGCAACTTTAGGTATACTTTAATTTCACTTGGGATGACTGAAGAAACAAGCGTTGATTTAATATTGTATATGCAGCAGCATGTGGAGTCGCAGTGTTGTTTGGGTGTATGCATAATTGAAGTTCAATTATGTGCGCTGACCAGTGCATACTGTCATTCTTCTGAGCAGTGCACATTACAAACAAAAGTTGGTTTATGTGGTGCAGAAGTAGAAAAACTAACAAACCACCACTGCAGTATAATGGGTTCAATCTATGCTGCAGCGCTTCTGAAAGTGCTCCATTGAACACAATTGGCCGTTTTCATGGGTGGGAAGGTGGTGAGGGATCATAAAATTTTATCTGCATCTCAATCTTGAATCACAAAGCCATTTAAAAAAGGACCTTGAAATTAATTTTTAGTCCACTGGTTATGGCCCCTATACACTTTAGAAGTACTGTCAGTACTCACAGTCATTGAGGACTCGGTGACTCTGCGGTCCAGTGACTTGGCTCTTCTTAAATTAGCAAAGGTGGTGCTGGACACATCAGGGACTGAACGATCTTTTCCTGCATCCAGTGACATCTCctataaaaaaatgtctttattactttattatttatcaTTAGAAATTAGAAGTAATCCCTTATCAAAGTAAGGAGATTATGCTTTATATTCTCATTGTATAGTGCATATGCCATTCAGTGAATTATTTTAGTATTTTACACCTTTTTAGATTTAGTTGTTCAGGATTAACAAAAAGAATAGCATACATGTTTGTTAGCCAGATAGCGCCTCTCACTGCGGCCTTGTCTCTGGATTAGCGTGGTATTAGCGGCGGGCTCATGGGAGCTGCTTGTGTCCATGCGCTCTACAGGCTGACCCTCCTCGAATCGGCCAATGACTTGAGAACGCCTAAGCGACACAAAAGGACCATTCTCTTCAAAATATGTATTCAAGACACAGCACATACAACATTTCACTCAACATAAACATCTTGTCTGACAATGAGTTGAATATCTCAATCATTTTgcagcattacaaaaaaaaaaaaaacttctcaaAAACTGCAGCACATCATCCTCAAATGGTGGCAGAATCAGCATAACAACAAGCATGATATGAAAGTGAATTTGAGCCAAAATCAATGTCCATGATGAATACAAGTAGTTTCAGTTTATTGTGTGCAGAATGCAACACTGCTATTACGGCACAACATTTTCATACAATATGTAGGAAGTTTGACTTTGAACATCATTCTAGACTCAAAGTCCCTTTCATAGACAATGTGCAAGGTAGAGGTAATATCCCTAAAGAGACCAATCCAGAGATACATCAAAGAATAAAGATTAGGGGTTATATGATGAGATTAAACTTtagaagaaaaggaaaatgaCTAGGATGGTGGATTAAACGACTTGCAGAAGTAGCAGCAATGGCAACACAGTCGGCATTACCTTAAGGCTTTGcagctgtgtgaatgtgtatgagttttttgtgtgtgtgagtgcacaaGAAAGGAGGAGAGATCAAACTGTA encodes:
- the si:ch73-103b11.2 gene encoding early endosome antigen 1 isoform X7, with translation MSFKDNPCRKFQANIFNKSKCQNCFKPRESHLLNDEDLNQAKPIYGGWLLLAPEGTNFDNPLHRSRKWQRRFFILYEHGLLRYALDEMPSTLPQGTINMNQCSDVIDGESRTGQKNSLCILTPEKEHFIRAECKEIINGWQEALTVYPRTNKQNQKKKRKVDAPTQQGGETASQCFSTEDMNGHPSLCDLTSHYVISSSHPLLPTQTCTQEPGPAKVTVTSSGGSIPCLPSSIASAERVPLSRATLWQEESRWSRATIPCSRSSSCLSQLSQSQPDSSITTQDDGGTISTGRKVRVESGYFSLEKTKSEPSPQHSHPPQPPQNLPLSSSASSSSLGALSPRYNSESESQPSPYQPSQDSLPSPGALVSPSYSTISSSQSSLDSEPSGTTPTWEGRSGGGGSIGSVSGGDGRLGRSGREYTALSDVPRARRLSYREAFRSEKKRQELRARTRSPGREEVARLFGQERRRSQVIGRFEEGQPVERMDTSSSHEPAANTTLIQRQGRSERRYLANKHEMSLDAGKDRSVPDVSSTTFANLRRAKSLDRRVTESSMTPDLLNFKKGWMTKLYEDGMWKKHWFVLTDQSLRYYKDSIAEEASELDGEIDLSACYDVKEFPVQRNYGFQILCKEGVCTLSAMTSGIRRNWIQAIMKNVRPTIAPDVTRKNITLKLSVLKPRSFPEEKTKAHVMLETCPQATPEPSPSPVTPKSDVHRQLACNNASAPPSEPLKSQVRERRREGRSKTFDWSEFKMEQTEKPAKERADTVDLSSSFSTTSSYCSPSSSPSSIASSPVSTSSIQTSSVSGARPPSMTVEAEKENVMRGEGVPLHSTTSATHMPNTVTVTMISTLNTTSPVQPSIPDCQEQGKMEVDHPTAMCPASEEKDSRTSGVREEIEQRWHQVETTPLREEKQVPINTASGNSGNSDRLPAHELAALLDKELGQKQQELDRLQKQNNVLKEQLEDALGREQSARAGYVLQSATPSSSMVPWQRLHKLNEDLQGELETQKRKQDLAQQQIRTLKRSYTEAQHAVDHHESGIQALQAKLASAMAEILASEQAVARMRNELKLEQERSKEQEEEYGRGEATLRAQLKDSEERLREVEASLLERSQALRHLERQQALQRDHTREIQRLQEMLQEVTARQSATEKGQALKEERLRKEQYSMQESHERERQNLCRRLAEAETAQKEMENRLLEAKQQVEALLRGRQASGGKECSEEILKLQEELAQKTDMVESLRESVRRLEEEKSHLTCRCQELLNQIAEADREVNKLRNRLETEEADYYTLEHSYERATQEFQKMSQFLREKEEEIRQTKEMYERLVERKEEDLKEALVKMAALGNSLEETEQKLQAKEELLCQMNQSILDKAEPCSAEKDLQAKLVVAEDRIAELEQHLNALQLGYADLRMERQQIPDQSKKTRFKTSASLSANAELLLSFDNTSNKENSPDDKESQAKRPRIRFSSIHCQKYINLEGLDTSHVSTAFADTRQTVNQDVDEDIHLSEGNLSSDIPFSHSSDPEKFISIVHSLETKLLATEDKLRHLTQNLEEQRSIQAEDMSKIDLKMTETKPNANKDFSCGSGIQSSSANKHYAKALVCVENSREKVRTILSGSHDTTGSQLHSLSEIENDLFNASLYIRQGQKTLEEQSPVVHQNQIPETLDKEALHLFAKTLSFEAIVLNKMALLIQTSKSELLQSLAEIWEDMENIKRGDKDCLAIVYADVLTRKLMLESAFWKELEKAEMDVAKSKEGSVSADVDVDTTVIFNTFIKAELAYSIQNLKLCYEEKFQILKRELTDAHDNLYQREMALKVIIEASKRPDLKNVIKEVKNNFGFSKQKLADIRPPELAPYMEQIEMEEARGLAEEIVDRHLAGEMPSCGVDSIESLQNAHDNLANELQRQALILHKYAQEIESGGNHPGLAKMIHALLGHQTSHHFTSTSLCMREALIQAQVAYVACRLRAMHEQDLGWCKQTGQNMDDLVQQHARNVSAIQEKYEASLQDEHLNFTQTVSTLQKENHTLKSEISKRVNQLSQQQEQLALLEEHFQRETEELKQRHKQELSQAEKGRVSTDLALMETTADSQRKLEVLLVDIDTMEERHEGHVRKLEEQFEQRICELQHIHEQEIEKLHSEFMENIQCIQKHQQDEKGPGVSDSPPCDEVATPMEEEEQGKEEDAQIMSEVDSMVVLKDRIQELEAQMSTMKDELESKHLEGDVASLREKYQRDFESLKATCERGFAAMEDTHQKLIHDLQRQHQREISKLMEERERLLAEETAATIAAIEAMKNAHKEELEKTHRSQLSGLNSDIDELRLQYEYVF